Proteins from one Hymenobacter monticola genomic window:
- a CDS encoding glutathione peroxidase gives MASFKQKILQLLYPLIMRLSKSGSKGKVLKKTGQAPAPVSFYELASQLSNGQELPFAQLKGKKVLLVNTASNCGYTNQYAELQQLAERFPDQLLVLGFPANDFAEQEKDDDHTISQFCQVNFGVSFPLMKKSVVVKQAAQNPVYQWLTNARQNGWNEQAPDWNFSKYLISEDGQLTHYFGPAVSPLSEDITAGITTQRRY, from the coding sequence ATCGGGCAGCAAGGGCAAAGTATTGAAAAAAACGGGGCAGGCACCCGCGCCGGTGTCTTTCTATGAGCTGGCCAGCCAGCTCAGCAATGGCCAGGAACTGCCGTTTGCCCAACTAAAAGGCAAGAAAGTGCTGCTGGTGAACACCGCTTCCAACTGCGGCTACACCAACCAGTATGCGGAGCTTCAGCAGCTAGCCGAGCGTTTCCCCGACCAGCTGCTGGTGCTGGGCTTTCCGGCCAACGACTTTGCCGAGCAGGAAAAGGACGACGACCACACCATCAGCCAGTTCTGCCAGGTCAATTTCGGCGTTTCGTTTCCGCTCATGAAGAAGAGCGTGGTCGTGAAGCAGGCCGCGCAAAACCCCGTGTATCAATGGCTCACCAATGCCCGCCAGAACGGCTGGAACGAGCAAGCCCCGGATTGGAATTTCTCAAAATACCTCATCAGCGAGGACGGGCAGCTAACCCACTACTTCGGCCCGGCCGTGTCGCCGCTGAGCGAAGACATAACTGCTGGCATCACTACGCAACGTCGCTACTGA